In one Pseudomonas sp. SG20056 genomic region, the following are encoded:
- the hslU gene encoding HslU--HslV peptidase ATPase subunit produces the protein MSMTPREIVHELNRHIIGQDDAKRAVAIALRNRWRRMQLPVELRAEVTPKNILMIGPTGVGKTEIARRLAKLANAPFIKVEATKFTEVGYVGRDVESIIRDLADAAIKMLREQEMVKVRHRAEDAAEERILDALLPPARTGFSEEAAPASDSNTRQLFRKRLREGQLDDKDIEIEVADAPAGIEIMTPPGMEEMTNQLQSLFSNMGKGKKKSRKLKVKEALKMVRDEEAARLVNEEELKAQALEAVEQNGIVFIDEIDKVAKRGNTGGADVSREGVQRDLLPLIEGCTVNTKLGMVKTDHILFIASGAFHLSKPSDLVPELQGRLPIRVELKALTPQDFERILTEPHASLTEQYAALLNTEGLGIQFVAEGIKRIAEIAYQVNEKTENIGARRLHTLLERLLEEVSFSAGDLAGQQNGTPIVIDAAYVNSHLGELAQDEDLSRYIL, from the coding sequence ATGTCCATGACGCCCCGCGAGATCGTTCACGAACTCAACCGCCATATCATCGGCCAGGACGACGCCAAGCGCGCCGTGGCCATTGCCCTGCGCAACCGCTGGCGGCGCATGCAGCTGCCGGTAGAGCTGCGCGCTGAAGTGACGCCCAAGAACATCCTGATGATCGGCCCGACTGGTGTCGGCAAAACTGAGATCGCCCGCCGCCTGGCCAAGCTGGCCAATGCACCGTTTATCAAGGTGGAAGCAACCAAGTTCACCGAAGTCGGTTATGTCGGCCGCGATGTCGAGTCGATCATCCGTGACCTCGCCGATGCGGCAATCAAGATGCTGCGCGAGCAGGAGATGGTCAAAGTCCGTCACCGCGCCGAAGATGCCGCCGAAGAGCGCATCCTCGATGCCCTGCTGCCACCGGCCCGCACCGGTTTCAGCGAAGAAGCCGCCCCGGCCAGTGATTCCAACACCCGCCAGCTGTTCCGCAAACGCCTGCGCGAGGGTCAGCTGGATGACAAGGACATCGAGATCGAAGTGGCCGATGCGCCAGCCGGCATCGAAATCATGACCCCACCGGGCATGGAAGAGATGACCAACCAGCTGCAAAGCCTGTTTTCCAATATGGGCAAGGGCAAGAAGAAGAGCCGCAAGCTCAAGGTCAAGGAAGCCCTGAAGATGGTGCGCGATGAAGAAGCCGCGCGCCTGGTCAACGAGGAAGAACTCAAGGCCCAGGCCCTGGAAGCCGTGGAACAGAACGGCATCGTGTTTATCGACGAGATCGACAAGGTGGCCAAACGCGGCAACACCGGCGGCGCCGACGTGTCCCGCGAAGGTGTGCAGCGCGACCTGCTGCCGCTGATCGAAGGCTGCACGGTAAACACCAAGCTGGGCATGGTGAAAACCGACCATATCCTGTTTATCGCCTCCGGCGCGTTCCACCTGAGCAAGCCGAGCGACCTGGTGCCCGAGCTGCAAGGCCGCCTGCCGATTCGTGTCGAGCTGAAAGCCCTGACCCCGCAGGATTTCGAGCGCATCCTCACCGAGCCGCACGCCTCGCTCACCGAGCAATACGCCGCACTGCTGAACACCGAAGGCCTGGGCATCCAGTTCGTCGCCGAAGGCATCAAGCGCATCGCCGAGATTGCCTATCAGGTCAACGAAAAGACCGAGAACATCGGCGCGCGCCGCCTGCACACCCTGCTCGAACGCCTGCTGGAGGAAGTCTCTTTCAGCGCTGGCGACCTGG
- the hslV gene encoding ATP-dependent protease subunit HslV, with product MTTIVSVRRNGKVVMGGDGQVSLGNTVMKGNAKKVRRLYHGQVLAGFAGATADAFTLFERFEGQLEKHQGHLVRAAVELAKDWRTDRSLSRLEAMLAVANKDASLIITGNGDVVEPEHGLIAMGSGGGFAQAAAMALLQKTDLSAREITETALNIAGSICVFTNQTLTIEEEDCAE from the coding sequence TTGACCACCATCGTTTCAGTGCGCCGCAACGGCAAAGTCGTCATGGGCGGCGACGGCCAGGTGTCCCTCGGCAATACCGTGATGAAAGGCAACGCGAAAAAAGTTCGCCGCCTTTACCACGGCCAGGTGTTGGCCGGCTTCGCCGGCGCTACCGCCGACGCCTTTACCCTGTTTGAACGCTTTGAAGGCCAGCTGGAAAAACACCAGGGCCATCTGGTGCGCGCCGCCGTCGAGCTGGCCAAAGACTGGCGCACCGACCGTTCGCTGAGCCGCCTGGAAGCCATGCTGGCCGTGGCCAACAAGGACGCCTCGCTGATCATCACCGGCAACGGTGATGTGGTTGAGCCCGAGCACGGCCTGATCGCCATGGGTTCTGGCGGCGGCTTCGCCCAGGCAGCGGCCATGGCCCTGCTGCAAAAAACCGATTTGAGTGCCCGTGAAATCACCGAAACCGCGCTGAACATTGCCGGCTCCATTTGTGTCTTCACTAACCAAACCTTGACTATCGAAGAAGAAGACTGCGCCGAGTAA
- a CDS encoding SPOR domain-containing protein, giving the protein MAAKKKPAAKRGASRYQAPAKKPVPGWFWLVCGLVIGGFMVFLFSLEPGRDEIKRSKVEQARATQASKAAAAKPATSEPAKPKYDFYTLLPESEVILPPQSIEPVVPPEQKPVSPEEAAKIDAARAEAALNGQVPPPPPVVAKGPVSSQFFLQAGSFRRKDDADSLRAQIILLGQNVQVESGTVREETWHRVLVGPFATREQLGQAQKSLSASGFSNLLLQQRQAQ; this is encoded by the coding sequence GTGGCAGCGAAGAAGAAGCCCGCCGCCAAACGCGGCGCCAGCCGTTACCAGGCGCCCGCGAAAAAACCGGTACCGGGCTGGTTCTGGCTGGTCTGCGGTCTGGTGATCGGCGGCTTTATGGTGTTTCTGTTCAGCCTTGAACCGGGCCGCGACGAGATCAAGCGCAGCAAGGTCGAACAGGCCCGCGCCACTCAGGCCAGCAAAGCTGCAGCCGCCAAGCCCGCGACCAGCGAGCCGGCCAAGCCCAAGTACGACTTCTACACCTTGCTGCCGGAATCGGAAGTGATCCTGCCGCCGCAAAGCATCGAGCCCGTTGTACCGCCGGAGCAAAAACCGGTCAGCCCGGAAGAAGCCGCGAAGATCGACGCCGCCCGTGCCGAAGCCGCGCTCAACGGCCAGGTGCCGCCACCGCCGCCAGTAGTGGCCAAGGGCCCGGTCAGCTCGCAGTTCTTCCTTCAGGCCGGCTCGTTCCGCCGCAAGGACGATGCCGACAGCCTGCGCGCGCAAATCATTCTGCTCGGGCAAAACGTGCAGGTGGAATCCGGCACGGTACGCGAGGAAACCTGGCACCGCGTGCTGGTCGGCCCCTTCGCCACCCGCGAACAGCTCGGCCAGGCGCAGAAATCCCTGTCCGCCAGTGGCTTCAGCAATCTGTTGTTACAGCAGCGCCAGGCGCAATAA